The Vescimonas coprocola genome includes a window with the following:
- a CDS encoding helix-turn-helix domain-containing protein: MSQTWNGTKKETPERRTYTVDDIAQILGIGRTSAYILVKEGHFKIVRIGNAIRISKRSFDEWLDSLDL, from the coding sequence ATGTCTCAAACATGGAACGGCACGAAGAAAGAAACCCCTGAAAGAAGGACATATACGGTTGACGATATTGCTCAAATTCTGGGCATCGGAAGAACTTCCGCATATATCCTTGTAAAAGAAGGACACTTCAAAATCGTGCGAATTGGTAACGCCATACGCATTTCCAAGCGGTCATTTGACGAGTGGCTTGACTCCCTCGACCTGTGA
- a CDS encoding helix-turn-helix domain-containing protein: protein MNNPLDLFAWKVRSERKRQHLTQKQLAERLGMNPRTIIDLETCQSNPKFETVVLVAKELNISVDAAIFPEMVNQTVSKTVVDFFAGKSEAEIEKFIALCKQAEAFQKDE, encoded by the coding sequence GTGAACAATCCGCTGGATCTATTTGCATGGAAGGTGCGGTCAGAACGGAAGCGCCAGCATCTGACGCAGAAGCAGTTAGCTGAACGCCTCGGTATGAACCCCCGCACGATCATAGATTTGGAGACCTGCCAGAGTAATCCGAAATTTGAAACGGTGGTCCTTGTCGCCAAAGAACTGAATATCAGCGTAGACGCCGCCATTTTCCCGGAAATGGTAAATCAGACAGTCTCGAAAACAGTCGTGGACTTCTTTGCCGGGAAAAGCGAAGCAGAGATCGAAAAATTTATCGCGCTCTGCAAACAGGCGGAAGCCTTCCAGAAAGACGAGTAA
- a CDS encoding metal-dependent transcriptional regulator, giving the protein MKLHASGEDYLETILVLQKKLGMVRSVDVARHLEVTKPSVCHAVATLREGGFLTMDSGYFLHLTDVGREVAEQIYEKHRFFTDRLIEAGVDPVTAEKDACRMEHIISQESFEHLKNAYKTKKE; this is encoded by the coding sequence ATGAAACTTCATGCGTCCGGGGAGGACTACCTGGAAACCATCCTTGTTCTCCAAAAGAAACTCGGTATGGTGCGCTCCGTGGATGTCGCCCGGCACTTGGAGGTCACAAAGCCCAGCGTGTGCCATGCGGTGGCGACCCTGCGTGAAGGTGGCTTCCTGACAATGGACAGCGGCTATTTCCTTCACCTGACCGATGTGGGCCGTGAAGTGGCGGAGCAGATCTACGAAAAGCACCGCTTCTTTACCGACCGGCTGATCGAGGCTGGCGTAGACCCGGTAACGGCGGAAAAGGACGCCTGCCGGATGGAGCATATCATCAGCCAGGAGTCCTTCGAGCATCTGAAAAATGCTTACAAAACAAAAAAAGAATAA
- a CDS encoding helix-turn-helix domain-containing protein, with the protein MTKSACTRASLIPYPVIAAAVGGDPEAVNRVVRHYSGYIAALSTRTSYGPDGYPRPQVDEDLRGRLEAKLIISILDFDLS; encoded by the coding sequence ATGACTAAATCTGCGTGCACGCGGGCATCGCTGATCCCTTACCCGGTGATTGCCGCCGCTGTCGGAGGCGACCCCGAAGCGGTGAACCGGGTAGTCCGGCATTACTCCGGCTACATTGCCGCGCTGTCTACACGGACGAGCTATGGCCCTGACGGCTATCCCCGTCCCCAGGTGGACGAAGATCTGCGCGGTCGGCTGGAAGCAAAGCTGATTATTTCCATTCTGGATTTTGACCTGAGCTGA
- a CDS encoding sigma-70 family RNA polymerase sigma factor, whose product MKPDRHYEHKQYAFDSYCKKVLKCEACNGYRQISRHQKRFTSLEELSEAEMAQLAVYDRYPWEYTTFPVGGGVILIEDDGLAEALLGLSQEDREIFMMHWFLRMTDAQIARYINMPRRTVNTRRHKAYRLLTELMGGEADD is encoded by the coding sequence TTGAAACCTGACCGCCACTACGAGCACAAGCAGTACGCCTTTGATAGCTACTGCAAGAAGGTGCTGAAATGCGAGGCGTGCAACGGCTATCGCCAGATCAGCCGGCACCAGAAGCGTTTCACATCTTTGGAAGAACTGTCCGAGGCAGAAATGGCCCAGCTTGCGGTATATGACCGCTACCCGTGGGAATACACGACCTTCCCTGTGGGAGGGGGCGTGATTCTGATCGAGGATGACGGGCTGGCCGAGGCGCTTCTGGGGCTGTCCCAGGAGGACCGGGAAATCTTTATGATGCACTGGTTCCTGCGGATGACCGACGCACAGATCGCCAGGTACATAAACATGCCCCGCCGGACGGTCAATACCCGCAGGCATAAAGCCTATCGGCTGCTGACAGAGCTGATGGGAGGTGAAGCGGATGACTAA
- a CDS encoding ABC transporter ATP-binding protein, with protein sequence MIECQDVSFSYPASTLPDSERQAGGALKHISCTIEDGSFVLLCGTSGCGKTTMTRLFNGLIPHYHEGTYTGSVYLDGKDTRDLSLFDISLKVGSVFQNPRSQFFNVDTTSELAFGPENHGIAEDLVRDRVKRVAAQLKLEPLLDRSIFSLSGGEKQKIACGSAAAIDPDIYVLDEPSSNLDAYAIADFRQLLFTLKSQGKTIIISEHRLYYLSGLFDRVLYLKDGEIDGDYTAEEFCGLSAKQRDDMGLRPLDLAGLSEVEGPPQRTNEAVWTIKNVSFAYKHEPETLHITETSFPSGSATAIIGHNGAGKSTFARCLCGLEKHFKGTVQDQSKNYSRKERLKLCYMVMQDVNHQLFTESVLDEILLSMRTEDKQRAREILQEMDLLPYEDCHPMGLSGGQKQRVAVASAIASERPLILFDEPTSGLDLFHMRQVANVVNQVANTGRTALVVTHDPEFILRCCNYVLHLENGQIQESYSIEDSDGRKRLLKFFLSDMKKEVSTE encoded by the coding sequence ATGATTGAATGTCAAGATGTGTCCTTTTCTTATCCTGCCAGTACCCTTCCCGACAGTGAGAGGCAGGCCGGTGGCGCTTTGAAACATATTTCCTGCACTATTGAGGACGGTTCTTTTGTCCTGCTCTGCGGGACTTCCGGCTGTGGGAAAACAACCATGACCCGGTTGTTTAACGGCTTGATCCCCCATTATCATGAGGGGACTTATACCGGCTCCGTCTATCTGGATGGAAAGGATACCCGTGACCTGTCACTGTTTGATATTTCTCTGAAAGTCGGTTCTGTATTTCAAAATCCGCGTTCTCAGTTTTTCAATGTGGACACGACCAGCGAACTGGCTTTCGGCCCAGAGAATCACGGCATAGCGGAAGATCTTGTGCGTGACCGTGTAAAGCGTGTAGCTGCACAGCTAAAGTTGGAGCCGCTGCTTGATAGAAGTATTTTTTCTTTGTCCGGCGGTGAAAAGCAAAAAATCGCCTGCGGATCGGCAGCGGCGATTGACCCGGATATTTATGTGCTTGATGAGCCATCATCCAACCTTGACGCATACGCTATCGCTGATTTCCGGCAGCTTCTCTTTACTTTGAAATCGCAGGGAAAGACCATCATCATCTCTGAACACCGGCTGTATTATCTGTCCGGCCTCTTTGACCGTGTCCTGTACCTGAAAGATGGAGAAATTGACGGTGATTATACAGCAGAGGAATTTTGCGGCCTGTCGGCAAAACAGCGCGACGATATGGGATTGCGTCCTCTTGACCTTGCGGGGCTTTCAGAAGTTGAAGGCCCGCCGCAGAGAACGAATGAGGCGGTTTGGACGATAAAGAATGTATCTTTCGCCTATAAGCATGAGCCGGAAACCTTGCATATAACGGAAACCTCTTTCCCATCCGGCAGCGCCACGGCCATCATCGGACATAATGGTGCTGGAAAATCCACATTTGCCCGGTGTCTATGCGGATTGGAAAAGCACTTCAAAGGAACGGTGCAGGATCAGAGCAAGAACTATTCCAGAAAAGAACGATTGAAACTCTGCTATATGGTCATGCAGGATGTAAACCACCAGCTCTTTACTGAAAGTGTTCTGGATGAAATTCTGCTCAGTATGAGAACTGAGGATAAGCAGAGGGCAAGAGAAATCTTGCAGGAGATGGATCTGCTGCCTTATGAGGACTGCCACCCGATGGGACTGTCCGGCGGCCAAAAGCAGCGCGTGGCGGTTGCCTCTGCGATTGCTTCGGAGCGCCCTCTGATTTTATTCGATGAACCGACCAGCGGTCTTGACCTGTTTCACATGAGGCAGGTTGCCAATGTTGTTAATCAGGTGGCGAATACTGGAAGAACTGCGCTTGTGGTAACGCATGACCCGGAATTTATTCTACGCTGCTGCAATTATGTCCTTCACTTAGAAAACGGGCAAATTCAGGAAAGTTATTCCATAGAGGACAGCGATGGCCGAAAACGCCTGCTAAAGTTTTTTCTGAGTGATATGAAGAAGGAGGTGTCCACAGAATGA
- a CDS encoding ABC transporter ATP-binding protein, with protein MKEEKKDSPIGTLWGWGKPYHGKFIGSIILAVLGVACQMVPYFCVAHIVTMMLSGEQNFSRYVTAGIIALCGYFGKVLFSCLSTTISHTATYYTLRDLRENITAKLARVPMGTILDTPSGQYKTTIVDRVEGMESTFAHLLPEMTANVLVPLVIVVYLFVMDWRMALLSLVTLVVGLAVMSAGMKNYPVKWEGAVKAGKQMANAIVEYIGGIEVVKAFSQSAGSYKKYSDAVNYNANYYVDWMRENQKTMSAYNAILPSVLICVLPCGFAFWLSGSLELSTFLSIVIFSLGLIGPIIAAFTFTDDLAVLGTNVEEISQLLNAEELNHKETPIKLENTGISLRSVSFSYDGTTEVLHDVNLAIHPGTMTALVGPSGSGKSTVAKLIAGYWDVTSGSITLGGHELKDMPLSEIADQISYVSQDNYLFNRSIRENIRMGRPSATDAEVEQAAKQSGCDAFIRKLDNGYDTVVGSAGSHLSGGERQRIAIARAMLKNAPVVILDEATAYIDPENEALVQKAISTLTVGKTLIVIAHRLSTIVGADNIVVVKDGNIHAQGTHEKLLETCPLYRDMWQAHIGAKDQM; from the coding sequence ATGAAGGAGGAAAAGAAAGACTCACCCATAGGAACTTTATGGGGATGGGGCAAACCCTATCACGGGAAATTCATCGGCAGTATTATCCTTGCAGTATTAGGCGTGGCCTGCCAGATGGTGCCCTATTTCTGCGTGGCGCATATTGTCACAATGATGTTGTCTGGGGAACAGAATTTTTCCCGCTATGTGACCGCTGGTATTATTGCACTGTGCGGCTACTTTGGGAAGGTGCTGTTTTCCTGTCTTTCTACAACGATTTCCCACACAGCGACCTATTACACGCTGCGTGATCTGCGGGAGAATATCACCGCAAAGCTGGCTCGCGTCCCGATGGGGACGATTTTAGATACTCCGTCCGGCCAGTATAAAACGACGATTGTTGACCGGGTTGAAGGCATGGAATCGACCTTCGCACACCTGCTCCCGGAAATGACCGCAAATGTGCTGGTGCCTTTGGTGATTGTCGTATATCTGTTCGTTATGGACTGGCGCATGGCGCTCCTGTCCCTTGTTACGCTGGTGGTGGGCCTTGCTGTCATGTCCGCCGGTATGAAGAATTATCCCGTCAAATGGGAGGGCGCGGTTAAAGCGGGAAAGCAGATGGCAAACGCCATTGTAGAATACATCGGCGGGATTGAGGTGGTAAAGGCGTTCAGCCAATCCGCCGGTTCCTACAAAAAATATTCTGACGCGGTGAATTATAACGCCAACTACTATGTGGACTGGATGCGGGAAAACCAGAAAACCATGAGCGCCTACAACGCCATCCTGCCCTCAGTGCTGATTTGCGTGCTGCCCTGCGGTTTTGCATTCTGGCTCTCCGGCAGTCTGGAGCTTTCCACCTTCCTGTCCATTGTGATTTTCTCGCTGGGGCTGATTGGGCCGATTATTGCGGCCTTTACCTTTACGGACGATTTGGCTGTACTGGGGACAAATGTGGAAGAAATCAGCCAGCTTCTGAACGCCGAAGAACTAAACCATAAAGAAACGCCGATCAAGCTGGAAAATACCGGCATTTCTCTTAGGTCTGTGTCGTTTTCCTATGACGGGACAACAGAGGTTTTGCATGATGTGAATCTCGCCATCCACCCCGGAACCATGACCGCTCTTGTAGGGCCGTCCGGCTCCGGCAAGTCTACGGTGGCGAAGCTGATTGCCGGGTATTGGGATGTTACATCCGGCAGCATTACCCTCGGCGGCCATGAGCTGAAGGATATGCCGCTGTCTGAAATTGCAGACCAGATTTCCTATGTATCTCAGGACAACTACCTGTTTAACCGCAGTATCCGGGAGAATATCCGCATGGGAAGACCCAGTGCCACGGACGCAGAGGTGGAGCAGGCAGCCAAACAAAGCGGCTGCGACGCCTTTATCCGCAAGCTGGATAATGGCTATGATACGGTTGTCGGCAGCGCCGGTTCCCATCTTTCCGGCGGTGAACGCCAGCGGATTGCCATCGCCCGCGCCATGCTGAAAAATGCGCCGGTTGTCATTTTGGACGAGGCAACTGCCTATATCGACCCAGAGAATGAGGCGCTGGTGCAGAAAGCCATTTCCACTTTGACTGTCGGCAAGACCCTGATTGTGATCGCACACCGGCTGTCTACCATTGTTGGCGCAGATAACATCGTTGTGGTGAAGGATGGAAACATCCACGCACAGGGTACGCATGAGAAGCTGCTGGAAACCTGCCCCCTCTACCGGGATATGTGGCAGGCGCACATCGGCGCGAAAGACCAGATGTAA
- a CDS encoding site-specific integrase, translated as MASIIKRKKNYSVVYNYVDENGETKQKWETWHTHKEALKRKAEIENQQHTGTFLPPSNQTITEFLYDFVSLYGEKKWGVSMYDGQTALIANYINPIIGDMEVQAVTPRAVDGYIQTLQKTKSVSTKTRKAVTTYVSDKTIEKIIKLLRCAFKQAVRWEIIARNPFDNVILPKTEYAKRDIWTADMIRLALDKCTDSKLYVAMNLSFACSLRMGEILGLTWENVHISDEDIAADNAYVYIDKELTRASKRAIETLGEKDIYYIFTPLMPNTSTRIVLKKPKTDSSIRKVWLPKTLAYILREWKKSQDELKGFLGDEYQDFDLVVALPNGRPCEDRIILKEFAKLREDAGLPKVVFHSLRHSSTTYKLKLNHGDLKATQGDTGHAEIDMITSIYAHILDEDRKVNAQKFETAFYAKPDLRNVRPPEEPAKSEPATLDLESLVEQLQKSPELASALAALIAAQAPAK; from the coding sequence ATGGCATCTATAATCAAGCGAAAGAAAAACTATTCCGTTGTTTACAACTATGTGGACGAAAACGGAGAAACCAAACAGAAGTGGGAAACCTGGCATACCCACAAAGAGGCCTTAAAGCGCAAGGCGGAAATCGAAAATCAGCAGCACACGGGAACTTTTCTCCCGCCAAGCAATCAGACGATCACCGAGTTCCTTTATGACTTCGTATCTCTTTACGGGGAAAAGAAATGGGGCGTGTCTATGTATGACGGCCAAACGGCACTGATTGCGAACTATATCAATCCAATCATCGGTGATATGGAGGTACAGGCGGTTACTCCCCGTGCGGTTGACGGTTATATCCAGACCTTGCAGAAAACCAAGTCGGTGTCTACCAAGACCCGAAAGGCCGTTACCACCTATGTCAGCGACAAGACCATTGAAAAGATCATCAAGCTCCTGCGGTGTGCGTTTAAGCAGGCGGTACGATGGGAAATCATTGCAAGAAATCCCTTTGACAATGTGATCCTCCCGAAAACGGAGTATGCGAAACGGGATATCTGGACAGCGGATATGATCCGTCTTGCTCTGGACAAATGCACGGACAGCAAGCTCTATGTGGCAATGAACCTTTCCTTTGCCTGCTCTCTGCGTATGGGTGAAATCCTGGGGCTGACCTGGGAGAACGTCCATATTTCCGATGAAGATATTGCGGCGGATAATGCCTATGTCTACATCGACAAGGAGCTGACGAGGGCATCCAAACGGGCGATTGAAACGCTGGGTGAGAAGGATATCTATTACATCTTCACTCCGCTCATGCCGAACACCAGCACAAGAATTGTTCTAAAAAAGCCGAAAACCGATTCCAGCATCCGTAAGGTGTGGCTACCGAAAACGCTGGCCTACATTCTGCGGGAATGGAAGAAGTCCCAGGACGAGCTGAAAGGTTTCCTGGGCGACGAGTATCAGGACTTCGATCTGGTGGTGGCACTTCCCAATGGACGGCCCTGCGAGGATCGTATCATCCTCAAAGAATTTGCAAAGCTCCGTGAGGACGCAGGGCTACCGAAGGTGGTCTTTCATTCTCTCCGTCATTCCAGTACCACCTACAAACTGAAACTGAACCACGGCGATCTGAAAGCCACCCAGGGCGATACGGGCCATGCCGAGATCGACATGATAACCAGTATCTATGCTCACATTCTGGACGAGGATAGAAAGGTCAATGCTCAGAAATTCGAGACAGCCTTCTATGCCAAGCCTGATCTTCGCAATGTCCGTCCGCCGGAGGAACCGGCAAAATCGGAGCCTGCGACCCTGGACCTTGAAAGCCTTGTGGAGCAGCTTCAGAAGTCGCCGGAACTGGCAAGTGCGCTCGCAGCCCTGATAGCGGCGCAAGCCCCGGCAAAGTGA
- a CDS encoding ABC transporter ATP-binding protein — MYGTLKKIFAFAGSKKGLLKKSLLFSFLSGLFSAMQFAALFVVIGALVSDNRDGKFIWLSLGIMAVSLIGRIITTYFSTMEQTETGYCMVAEKRIHIGDRLRYIPMGYFNKNSIGNITAIVTTTLGDVENSAARVLVSVLGGFFNSVALVIVLLVFDWRIGLVAVAGVLIYLAAAELALRKSAALSGVRQHTQESLVESVLEYIQGMGIVKAFGLERDSTQSIGSAIKASCRDNLKLTKASVPYDAIKQAVVRVFSVLLLLASVWFWLDGSLSLAYGLILVIASFMVFNDLENAGNMASLLQMLAASMDTANSIDDTPVMDEKGADITPKSSEIVFDKVDFSYADRKILDQVSFTIPEKTTTAIVGPSGAGKTTMCNLIARFWDVNAGKITIGGTDVRDFKLDSLMKNISMVFQSVYLFADTIENNIKFGCPDATHEQVVEAAKKACCHDFISALPDGYDTVIGEGGGTLSGGEKQRISIARAILKDAPIIILDEATSSVDPENEDELQRAIEALTHDKTIIMIAHRLKTVRNADQILVLDNAHIVQRGTHAELIQQKGLYADFVSARQEAIGWKLAQ, encoded by the coding sequence ATGTATGGAACATTGAAAAAAATCTTTGCTTTTGCAGGCAGCAAAAAGGGGCTTCTAAAAAAATCCCTGTTATTCTCATTCCTGTCCGGGCTGTTTTCAGCCATGCAGTTTGCCGCCCTCTTTGTAGTGATCGGCGCGCTGGTATCTGACAACCGGGACGGAAAGTTTATCTGGCTTTCGCTGGGGATTATGGCCGTTTCCCTCATTGGGCGTATTATTACGACCTATTTCTCCACGATGGAGCAAACGGAAACCGGCTATTGCATGGTGGCGGAAAAGCGTATCCACATCGGAGATCGGCTGCGCTACATCCCGATGGGCTACTTCAACAAGAATAGTATCGGGAACATTACCGCCATTGTCACAACAACTTTGGGCGATGTAGAGAACTCAGCAGCCCGTGTCCTGGTGTCAGTGCTGGGCGGTTTTTTCAACTCGGTTGCCCTTGTCATCGTCCTGTTGGTATTTGACTGGCGGATCGGTCTTGTGGCCGTTGCTGGTGTCCTGATTTACCTTGCGGCGGCGGAACTGGCGCTTCGCAAATCTGCCGCGCTCAGCGGGGTACGCCAGCACACACAGGAGTCCCTTGTGGAGTCTGTGTTGGAGTACATTCAGGGGATGGGGATTGTCAAAGCATTTGGACTGGAACGGGACAGCACGCAGTCTATCGGCAGTGCAATTAAGGCGAGCTGCCGAGATAACCTGAAATTGACAAAGGCCAGCGTTCCCTATGACGCCATCAAACAGGCCGTTGTCCGGGTGTTTAGCGTCCTGTTGCTTTTGGCCTCGGTCTGGTTCTGGCTGGACGGCTCCCTGTCGCTGGCCTACGGCTTGATTTTGGTGATTGCTTCTTTCATGGTGTTCAACGATTTGGAGAACGCCGGGAATATGGCCTCTCTGCTACAAATGCTGGCGGCCTCGATGGATACGGCAAACTCCATTGATGACACGCCGGTGATGGACGAGAAAGGCGCTGACATTACGCCGAAGTCCAGCGAGATCGTGTTTGACAAGGTGGATTTTTCCTACGCAGACCGCAAGATATTAGATCAGGTCAGCTTTACCATTCCCGAAAAAACGACTACGGCCATTGTCGGCCCTTCCGGGGCAGGAAAGACAACGATGTGCAACCTGATTGCCCGTTTTTGGGATGTGAATGCCGGGAAGATTACCATAGGCGGTACGGATGTACGGGATTTTAAGCTGGACAGCCTGATGAAGAATATCTCGATGGTGTTCCAGAGCGTATACCTCTTTGCAGATACGATTGAGAACAATATCAAGTTTGGCTGCCCGGACGCCACCCATGAGCAGGTGGTTGAGGCGGCGAAGAAGGCTTGCTGCCATGACTTTATTTCTGCCCTGCCGGATGGCTATGACACTGTGATTGGCGAGGGCGGCGGCACTCTGTCTGGCGGCGAGAAACAGCGGATTTCCATCGCCCGCGCCATACTGAAGGACGCACCCATCATCATTTTGGACGAGGCGACAAGCAGTGTTGACCCGGAAAATGAGGATGAATTGCAGCGGGCTATTGAGGCGCTGACCCATGACAAGACTATCATCATGATTGCCCACCGGCTGAAAACCGTCCGCAACGCCGATCAGATCCTTGTACTGGACAACGCTCATATCGTCCAGCGCGGCACTCATGCGGAGCTGATCCAGCAGAAGGGCCTGTATGCCGACTTTGTATCGGCCAGACAGGAGGCCATCGGCTGGAAGTTGGCTCAGTAA